One Candidatus Roseilinea sp. genomic region harbors:
- the mobA gene encoding putative molybdenum cofactor guanylyltransferase — protein MTDERQPSLTVAILCGGQSRRMGQDKGLMPFLGRPLVQRVVERVQPLSGEIVLVTNRPDDYRFLGLSMLPDALPGRGPLGGAFTAVMACRSTALALVACDMPFVNAAVLARAYQVLAAEGCDAVVPLTANGPEALHAVYRAATCAPVMKAALDAGELKMADWLPRVRARFITQEEIIRLDPEGLAFVNVNTLEAFRAAEQRARE, from the coding sequence GTGACGGACGAACGCCAGCCCAGCCTGACGGTCGCCATCCTATGCGGCGGGCAATCCCGCCGGATGGGTCAGGACAAAGGGCTGATGCCTTTCCTAGGTCGGCCGCTCGTTCAGCGTGTGGTCGAGCGCGTGCAGCCGCTCTCGGGCGAGATTGTCCTCGTCACCAATCGCCCCGACGACTACCGCTTCCTCGGCTTATCCATGCTGCCGGATGCGTTGCCCGGCCGTGGACCACTGGGCGGTGCGTTCACTGCGGTGATGGCGTGCCGATCTACTGCGCTGGCGCTGGTGGCCTGCGACATGCCGTTCGTCAACGCGGCTGTGCTCGCCCGCGCCTACCAGGTGTTAGCGGCGGAAGGCTGCGACGCCGTGGTGCCCTTGACGGCTAACGGGCCGGAGGCGCTGCACGCCGTCTATCGGGCGGCGACCTGCGCGCCGGTGATGAAAGCCGCGCTCGATGCCGGAGAGCTGAAGATGGCCGATTGGTTACCGCGCGTGCGCGCGCGCTTCATCACACAAGAGGAGATCATCCGCTTAGACCCGGAGGGGCTTGCCTTCGTCAACGTCAACACCCTGGAGGCGTTCCGCGCTGCCGAGCAGCGCGCAAGGGAGTAG